A single region of the Nicotiana sylvestris chromosome 6, ASM39365v2, whole genome shotgun sequence genome encodes:
- the LOC104221640 gene encoding fasciclin-like arabinogalactan protein 1, whose amino-acid sequence MQLQMASTIATVVIFLAVLFPYCSCETQNTQISKIKPSAAKSESPAPVAAVPQVSFTSVMSAHGCKIFADILLASPAEKTYEDNVQGGLTIFCPTDDAMKDFAPKFKNLTAVGKQSVLEYHGVPVYQSLSSLRTSNGLMNTLATDGANNYDFVVQNDGQDVTLRTKIDTAKITGTVLDKEPLAIFSIDKVLEPKELFKGAPTPAPAPAPIAESPKPAGKKHKSPPAPASPADSPADGPTGDVADSKADKNGAFRYNAGALVVPVLCIWFGHLLL is encoded by the coding sequence ATGCAGCTTCAGATGGCATCCACTATAGCCACTGTAGTTATTTTTCTAGCCGTCCTTTTCCCGTATTGTTCATGTGAGACCCAAAACACTCAGATCAGTAAAATCAAACCTTCTGCTGCTAAATCTGAATCTCCAGCTCCAGTGGCAGCAGTACCCCAAGTGAGTTTCACCTCTGTAATGTCAGCTCACGGATGCAAAATCTTCGCCGACATTTTACTTGCTTCACCTGCGGAAAAGACATACGAGGATAATGTCCAAGGTGGTCTAACCATTTTTTGTCCAACTGACGATGCAATGAAAGACTTTGCTCCTAAGTTCAAGAACCTAACTGCTGTCGGGAAACAGTCCGTTCTTGAATATCATGGTGTTCCAGTTTATCAATCGTTGTCGAGTTTGAGAACAAGTAACGGTTTAATGAACACGTTAGCTACTGACGGTGCTAATAATTACGATTTTGTTGTCCAAAATGACGGCCAAGATGTTACATTGAGGACCAAAATCGACACGGCGAAAATTACAGGAACTGTACTTGATAAAGAGCCGTTGGCGATTTTTTCGATTGATAAGGTTTTGGAACCTAAAGAATTGTTCAAGGGTGCTCCGACTCCTGCTCCAGCACCAGCTCCGATAGCTGAGTCCCCCAAGCCGGCGGGAAAGAAACATAAATCCCCGCCGGCGCCTGCTTCTCCGGCGGATTCCCCGGCGGATGGTCCCACCGGCGATGTCGCGGATTCGAAGGCAGATAAGAACGGCGCGTTTAGATATAATGCTGGTGCACTGGTCGTCCCTGTTTTGTGTATTTGGTTTGGCCATTTGTTGCTGTAA
- the LOC104221643 gene encoding protein TIC 20-v, chloroplastic — protein sequence MAITHLLSTNITPSLFTTQLKHSLFRQRALLICPKRPTIRAQSKNNDAADGPDRLISAITYFYPFFDGIQYGKYVITQFAPIQTLIQPLVPTIRVFKSFPLNGLLIFFTLYFVVVRNNNFSRYVRFNTMQAIVLDVLLIFPDLLERSFNPKDGLGLDLMMSFDSTVFLFLLVSLVYGSSCCLLGQLPRLPIVAEAADRQVL from the coding sequence ATGGCCATCACCCATCTTTTATCCACCAATATTACACCCTCTCTCTTTACTACCCAGCTCAAACACTCACTATTTCGTCAAAGAGCACTACTCATATGCCCAAAAAGGCCTACAATTCGAGCTCAATCTAAGAACAACGATGCTGCAGATGGCCCAGATCGTTTAATCTCCGCCATCACTTACTTCTACCCTTTCTTTGACGGTATTCAATATGGGAAATATGTCATCACTCAGTTTGCTCCAATCCAAACCCTTATTCAACCTTTAGTCCCAACTATTAGGGTTTTCAAGAGCTTCCCCCTTAATGGGTTGCTGATTTTCTTTACCCTTTACTTTGTTGTTGTTAGAAATAACAATTTCAGTAGGTATGTGCGGTTCAATACCATGCAGGCTATTGTTCTTGATGTGCTTCTCATATTTCCTGATCTTTTGGAGAGGAGTTTTAATCCAAAAGATGGGTTGGGGTTGGATTTGATGATGAGCTTTGATAGCACTGTATTTTTGTTCCTTTTGGTGTCTTTAGTTTATGGTTCTTCTTGTTGCTTGTTGGGGCAGCTTCCTAGGTTGCCTATTGTTGCTGAAGCTGCTGATAGGCAAGTTCTATGA